The following coding sequences lie in one Gemmatimonadota bacterium genomic window:
- a CDS encoding beta-lactamase family protein, protein MLSIWSIYKFRILLPLLAASLLCVPAALTAPRVFAQSFVQATPEKVGVSSDRLARIDAALEAYVEEERLPGAALVIGRRGHVVYAKAFGYRDREAGEPLEITDLFRIASQTKAVISVGVMILQEQGRLLIDQDLGDFIPEFDSTTVAVATGDGGYEVVPADRKITVRDLLTHTAGIGYGWGPGTRAWEEAGIVGWYFADREEPIADTVERMADLPMAGQPGGAFVYGYATDILGVVIERASGMPLDEFLRVEILEPLGMVDTHFYVPPEKAERLTVVYSVTDEKGMERAPDPGHMVGQGMYLEGPRKSFSGGAGLVSTPGDYARFLEALRRGGTLDGARILSPKTVELMTVDHVHDAWQGDGGGFGLGFGITEEIGWSGLPGSPGAYNWGGAYHSTYWVDPVEELVVSYMTQVIPAQGLDDHQRIRALVYQALVD, encoded by the coding sequence ATGTTGTCAATATGGTCAATTTATAAATTCCGCATTCTACTACCTCTGCTCGCGGCGTCGCTCCTCTGCGTACCCGCCGCGCTTACCGCGCCGCGGGTCTTCGCCCAATCCTTTGTCCAGGCCACCCCCGAGAAGGTCGGCGTGTCCTCCGATCGGCTGGCGCGCATCGATGCGGCGCTTGAAGCCTATGTCGAGGAAGAACGCCTCCCGGGCGCCGCGCTCGTGATCGGGCGGCGCGGGCACGTGGTCTACGCCAAGGCCTTCGGCTACCGGGACCGCGAGGCGGGGGAGCCGCTCGAGATCACGGACCTGTTCCGCATCGCTTCTCAGACCAAGGCGGTCATCTCGGTGGGCGTGATGATCCTCCAGGAGCAGGGGCGTCTGTTGATCGACCAGGACCTGGGCGACTTCATTCCCGAGTTCGACAGCACGACCGTCGCCGTTGCAACCGGGGACGGGGGCTACGAGGTGGTCCCCGCAGATCGCAAGATCACCGTACGCGACCTGCTCACCCACACCGCCGGCATCGGGTACGGGTGGGGCCCCGGCACCCGGGCCTGGGAGGAGGCCGGCATCGTGGGCTGGTATTTCGCGGACCGCGAAGAACCGATTGCCGATACCGTCGAGCGCATGGCGGATCTGCCCATGGCTGGCCAGCCGGGAGGGGCATTCGTGTACGGCTACGCCACGGATATCCTGGGCGTGGTGATCGAGCGAGCCTCCGGCATGCCGCTGGACGAATTCCTGCGGGTCGAGATCCTCGAGCCGCTGGGCATGGTTGACACGCACTTCTACGTGCCGCCGGAGAAAGCGGAACGGCTCACCGTCGTGTACTCGGTAACGGATGAAAAGGGGATGGAGCGCGCGCCTGATCCGGGCCACATGGTCGGACAGGGCATGTACCTCGAGGGACCGCGCAAGAGCTTCTCGGGCGGCGCGGGACTCGTGTCCACGCCGGGAGACTACGCCCGCTTTCTCGAGGCGCTCCGGCGCGGGGGCACGCTGGACGGGGCGCGCATCCTGTCGCCCAAGACCGTGGAGCTCATGACCGTCGATCATGTGCACGACGCGTGGCAGGGCGACGGCGGCGGGTTCGGCCTGGGGTTCGGTATTACGGAGGAGATCGGCTGGAGCGGCCTGCCGGGTTCTCCGGGCGCCTACAACTGGGGAGGAGCCTATCACTCCACGTACTGGGTCGATCCGGTAGAGGAACTGGTGGTTTCCTACATGACGCAGGTCATCCCCGCCCAGGGTCTTGACGACCATCAGCGCATCCGGGCGCTCGTCTACCAGGCGCTGGTGGACTGA